In Quercus robur chromosome 10, dhQueRobu3.1, whole genome shotgun sequence, a genomic segment contains:
- the LOC126703709 gene encoding beta-glucosidase 44-like, with amino-acid sequence MRRGAITMRLLLVISVVVVVVGVIQFQCASAESVSLETGGLSRDKFPKGFVFGTATSAYQVEGMAHKDGRGPSIWDEFVKIPGVVANNATGEVSVDQYHHYKEDIEIMEKLNFDAYRFSISWSRIFPDGTGKVNQKGVAYYNRLINYMLKKGITPYANLYHYDLPLALEKKYLGLLSDQVVKDFADYADFCFKTFGDRVKNWMTFNEPRVVAALGYDNGIFAPGRCSKAFGNCTAGNSATEPYIVAHHLILAHAAAVQRYREKYQEKQKGRIGILLDFVWYEPLTRSKADNYAAQRARDFHVGWFIHPIVYGEYPRTMQDIVGDRLPKFTKEEVKMVKGSMDFVGINQYTAFYMYDPHQPKSKDLGYQQEWNVGFAYEKNGVPIGPRANSNWLYIVPWGLYKAITYIKERYGNPTVILSENGMDDPGNVTISKGLHDTTRINYYRAYLTQLKKAVDEGANVIGYFAWSLLDNFEWRSGYTSRFGIVYIDYTNLKRYPKMSAYWFQRLLQRNKH; translated from the exons ATGAGAAGAGGAGCAATAACAATGCGGTTGTTGTTGGTTATtagtgttgttgttgttgttgttggtgttaTCCAATTCCAATGTGCAAGTGCAGAAAGTGTGAGTTTGGAGACTGGTGGGCTGAGCAGAGACAAGTTTCCGAAGGGCTTTGTGTTCGGAACGGCGACGTCTGCATATCAAGTGGAAGGCATGGCCCACAAGGATGGTCGTGGGCCAAGCATTTGGGATGAATTCGTTAAAATTCCCG GGGTTGTTGCAAACAATGCTACTGGAGAAGTTTCTGTGGACCAGTATCACCACTACAAA GAAGATATTGAAATAATGGAAAAGCTCAACTTTGATGCATACCGGTTCTCAATTTCATGGTCCAGAATTTTCCCAG ATGGAACCGGTAAAGTGAATCAGAAGGGTGTGGCATACTACAATAGGTTGATCAACTACATGCTAAAAAAAG GCATTACTCCATATGCAAACCTATACCATTATGATCTTCCCCTAGCACTTGAGAAGAAGTACCTGGGATTATTAAGTGACCAAGTGGT GAAAGACTTTGCCGATTATGCAGACTTCTGTTTCAAGACATTTGGAGACAGAGTGAAGAATTGGATGACATTTAATGAACCTAGGGTAGTGGCTGCTCTTGGTTATGATAATGGGATCTTTGCTCCTGGAAGGTGCTCCAAGGCATTTGGAAATTGTACAGCTGGAAATTCTGCAACTGAGCCATATATTGTTGCCCATCATTTGATTTTAGCTCATGCAGCTGCAGTGCAAAGATATCGTGAAAAGTATCAA gaaaaacaaaaaggaaggaTTGGAATTCTCTTGGATTTTGTTTGGTATGAACCTCTTACAAGATCAAAAGCTGATAACTATGCAGCTCAAAGAGCAAGAGACTTCCATGTTGGATG GTTTATTCATCCCATCGTATATGGTGAGTATCCAAGAACAATGCAAGATATTGTTGGGGATAGACTACCCAAGTTCACAAAAGAGGAGGTTAAGATGGTGAAAGGTTCAATGGATTTTGTGGGCATCAATCAATATACTGCTTTCTATATGTATGATCCAcatcaaccaaaatcaaaagattTGGGCTACCAGCAGGAATGGAATGTTGGATTTGCTT ATGAAAAGAATGGAGTGCCTATTGGTCCAAGG GCAAATTCTAATTGGCTCTACATTGTACCATGGGGTTTATACAAAGCcataacatatataaaagaacGTTATGGAAACCCTACTGTGATTTTATCTGAAAATG GCATGGATGACCCTGGAAATGTCACAATTTCTAAGGGATTGCACGACACTACGAGAATCAACTACTATAGAGCCTATTTGACTCAATTGAAGAAGGCAGTTGATGAAGGAGCAAATGTTATTGGTTACTTTGCATGGTCATTGCTTGACAACTTTGAATGGAGATCAGGTTACACTTCAAGGTTTGGAATTGTCTATATTGATTACACCAACCTCAAGAGGTATCCAAAGATGTCTGCCTATTGGTTCCAGCGTCTACTTCAGAGAAACAAGCATTAA